A single genomic interval of Antechinus flavipes isolate AdamAnt ecotype Samford, QLD, Australia chromosome 1, AdamAnt_v2, whole genome shotgun sequence harbors:
- the PIGO gene encoding GPI ethanolamine phosphate transferase 3 isoform X2 produces MLKALVLLFLAWVCFLFYAGIALFTSGFLLTRLELTNHSSCQELPGKGPLVGGGRGEPGACWTAPRFSRAVVVLIDALRFDFVQPWSGGLPAQYPYLGKLGSIQHLLETEPQHARLYRFLADPPTTTMQRLKALTTGSLPTFIDAGSNFASYAIQEDNLIAQLNNTGKRVVFMGDDTWKGLFPGAFSQAFFFPSFNVKDLHTVDSGILEHLYPTMDRDDWDLLIAHFLGVDHCGHKHGPHHPEMAKKLNQMDQVLQTLVERLENDTLLVVAGDHGMTETGDHGGDSKPEVMAALFLYSSLPLFPRAPPEDPEVVPQVNLVPTLALLLGLPIPFGNIGEVMVDLFSGEVDTQPLATAFAQASAYHLNAQQVSRFLHAYSLAAQDLPPEELQRLQNLFSSASSEYERLLDQLKNEEVREADVQALISQLRLFLQGARTACTETWARFRPARMIGGTVLLAFTCLLCLVTSGLTSSPDFPFLGLLLKSVAWGLVGAALLAGGLIVGRSGLDPALLCSGGAATSLMAFLWALKWREKPPMAVFLPGPLPILVLLFLRSAALFSDSFVLAEARAAPFLLCSLSLFVVAQLHWEGRLLVGGPTASCLSSPTASVARREGPRALGLLVGLLLCVRLSSLFHRCPEETPVCQSSPWLAPLSSVGGGQAKNLWYGACLGALGVLVLSVRFWLRRCGNLNSSAPPILFVRWGLPLMALGTAAHWALASGSDEAPPRLQALVSGAVIGLPRVVLGLAAIGLGLLLWQPVTVLVKTGASSPNPIVVPFVGPPASQADLDYVVPQIYRRMQEALRGKLAGGGGQTPLALAAYGLGSVYSAAVVTTLALLAFPLLLLHTERIILAFLILFLQSFLLLQLLAAAVGTPAGSPGPFSVPWLSISAWALTATQTFYSTGHQPVFPAIHWNAAFVGFPEGHDSSPVLPALLVGANTFASHLLFSGSWLPTALALALCV; encoded by the exons ATGCTGAAGGCCCTGGTATTGCTTTTCCTGGCCTGGGTCTGCTTCCTCTTTTATGCTGGAATTGCTCTCTTCACCAGTGGCTTCCTGCTCACCCGACTGGAGCTTACTAATCATAGCAGCTGTCAGGAATTGCCTGGAAAGGGACCTCTGGTGGGAGGTGGCCGAGGTGAACCCGGAGCCTGCTGGACAGCTCCCCGATTTTCCCGAGCTGTGGTAGTGTTGATAGATGCACTTCGATTCGATTTTGTACAACCTTGGTCAGGTGGCCTTCCTGCCCAATACCCCTACCTAGGAAAACTAGGTTCCATACAGCACCTTTTGGAAACCGAGCCACAACATGCCCGCCTGTATCGGTTCCTGGCTGACCCACCCACCACCACCATGCAGAGACTCAAGGCCCTCACCACAGGCTCTTTACCTACCTTCATTGATGCTGGGAGCAACTTTGCTAGCTATGCCATCCAGGAAGATAACCTCATCGCTCAGCTCAACAACACTG GGAAACGTGTGGTCTTCATGGGGGATGACACTTGGAAGGGGCTGTTCCCAGGAGCTTTCTCTCAAGCCTTCTTCTTCCCATCTTTCAATGTTAAAGATCTACACACTGTGGACAGTGGCATTCTGGAGCACCTCTACCCTACCA TGGACAGAGATGACTGGGACCTGCTGATTGCTCACTTCCTGGGTGTAGATCACTGTGGCCACAAACATGGTCCCCACCATCCTGAGATGGCCAAGAAGCTGAACCAGATGGACCAGGTGCTTCA GACTCTTGTGGAGCGACTGGAGaatgatacattgctggtggtgGCTGGAGATCATGGCATGACAGAGACAGGAGACCATGGTGGGGACAGCAAGCCAGAAGTAATGGCTGCCCTCTTTCTCTACAGTTCTTTGCCCCTTTTCCCCAGGGCACCCCCGGAG GACCCGGAAGTGGTTCCCCAGGTGAACCTGGTACCGACACTCGCCCTTCTGCTTGGCCTGCCTATACCTTTTGGAAATATAGGAGAGGTGATGGTGGATCTGTTTTCAGGAGAAGTAGATACCCAGCCTCTTGCTACAGCTTTTGCACAAGCCTCTGCCTACCATCTCAATGCCCAACAG GTATCCCGTTTTCTTCATGCTTACTCATTAGCTGCCCAGGACTTGCCCCCTGAGGAATTGCAGCGCCTTCAGAACCTCTTTTCCTCTGCATCTTCTGAATACGAGCGACTGCTAGATCAGCTGAAGAATGAAGAGGTCAGAGAGGCCGACGTACAGGCTCTGATCTCCCAGCTGAGATTGTTCTTGCAGGGAGCGAGGACAGCCTGCACAGAGACATGGGCTCGATTCCGCCCAGCCCGAATGATAGGGGGCACTGTGCTCCTGGCCTTCACCTGCCTCCTCTGCCTAGTGACCTCTGGGCTCACCAGCTCCCCTGACTTCCCTTTCCTAGGCCTGCTCCTAAAGTCTGTGGCCTGGGGCCTGGTAGGAGCTGCCTTGCTAGCTGGGGGACTGATAGTAGGAAGGAGTGGGCTAGACCCAGCTCTGTTGTGTTCGGGTGGTGCAGCCACTTCCCTCATGGCCTTCCTCTGGGCtttaaaatggagagagaagCCACCAATGGCAGTCTTTCTCCCAGGCCCTTTGCCCATCCTGGTGCTCCTTTTTCTTCGATCTGCTGCCCTCTTTTCTGACAGCTTTGTCCTGGCTGAGGCCCGGGCAGCCCCCTTCCTTTTGTGTTCATTgtccctgtttgtggtggctcaGCTGCACTGGGAGGGCCGGCTTCTGGTGGGGGGACCCACAGCTTCTTGCCTCAGTTCTCCCACAGCATCTGTGGCACGGCGGGAGGGTCCTCGGGCCTTGGGGCTATTGGTTGGCCTGCTCCTGTGTGTACGTCTGTCCAGTCTCTTCCATCGCTGCCCAGAAGAGACACCTGTTTGCCAATCATCACCCTGGTTAGCTCCTTTATCTTCAGTGGGTGGTGGCCAGGCCAAAAACCTTTGGTATGGGGCATGTCTAGGGGCACTAGGGGTGCTCGTCCTGTCTGTAAGATTTTGGCTGCGCCGCTGTGGGAATCTGAACAGCTCTGCACCTCCAATCCTCTTTGTGCGCTGGGGATTGCCACTGATGGCTCTGGGCACTGCTGCTCACTGGGCATTGGCTTCAGGCTCAGATGAGGCACCCCCCAGGCTGCAGGCCCTGGTGTCTGGAGCTGTGATAGGGTTGCCACGGGTTGTATTGGGTCTGGCAGCCATAGGACTAGGACTGCTTCTTTGGCAGCCTGTCACAGTATTGGTCAAGACTGGGGCAAGCAGCCCCAACCCCATCGTTGTCCCTTTTGTGGGACCCCCTGCTTCCCAAGCTGACTTGGACTATGTAGTCCCTCAGATCTACCGTCGAATGCAGGAGGCACTGAGGGGGAAGCTGGCTGGGGGTGGGGGCCAGACACCACTGGCACTGGCAGCCTACGGGCTGGGGAGTGTGTACTCTGCCGCCGTGGTGACCACTCTTGCCCTGCTGGCCTTCCCGCTGCTGCTGCTACACACTGAGCGGATCATCCTCGCCTTCCTGATCCTCTTCCTTCAGAGTTTCCTACTCTTGCAGCTGCTCGCCGCTGCTGTTGGAACCCCTGCTGGAAGCCCTG GTCCCTTCTCCGTGCCATGGCTATCTATTTCTGCTTGGGCTCTCACAGCCACTCAGACCTTCTACTCCACAGGCCATCAACCTGTCTTTCCAGCTATCCACTGGAATGCTGCCTTTGTGGGCTTCCCTGAAGGGCATGATTCATCCCCTGTGCTGCCCGCTCTGCTCGTAGGGGCCAACACCTTTGCCTCCCACCTTCTTTTTTCAG GCAGTTGGCTGCCCACTGCTCTTGCTCTGGCCCTTTGTGTGTGA
- the PIGO gene encoding GPI ethanolamine phosphate transferase 3 isoform X1, translated as MLKALVLLFLAWVCFLFYAGIALFTSGFLLTRLELTNHSSCQELPGKGPLVGGGRGEPGACWTAPRFSRAVVVLIDALRFDFVQPWSGGLPAQYPYLGKLGSIQHLLETEPQHARLYRFLADPPTTTMQRLKALTTGSLPTFIDAGSNFASYAIQEDNLIAQLNNTGKRVVFMGDDTWKGLFPGAFSQAFFFPSFNVKDLHTVDSGILEHLYPTMDRDDWDLLIAHFLGVDHCGHKHGPHHPEMAKKLNQMDQVLQTLVERLENDTLLVVAGDHGMTETGDHGGDSKPEVMAALFLYSSLPLFPRAPPEDPEVVPQVNLVPTLALLLGLPIPFGNIGEVMVDLFSGEVDTQPLATAFAQASAYHLNAQQVSRFLHAYSLAAQDLPPEELQRLQNLFSSASSEYERLLDQLKNEEVREADVQALISQLRLFLQGARTACTETWARFRPARMIGGTVLLAFTCLLCLVTSGLTSSPDFPFLGLLLKSVAWGLVGAALLAGGLIVGRSGLDPALLCSGGAATSLMAFLWALKWREKPPMAVFLPGPLPILVLLFLRSAALFSDSFVLAEARAAPFLLCSLSLFVVAQLHWEGRLLVGGPTASCLSSPTASVARREGPRALGLLVGLLLCVRLSSLFHRCPEETPVCQSSPWLAPLSSVGGGQAKNLWYGACLGALGVLVLSVRFWLRRCGNLNSSAPPILFVRWGLPLMALGTAAHWALASGSDEAPPRLQALVSGAVIGLPRVVLGLAAIGLGLLLWQPVTVLVKTGASSPNPIVVPFVGPPASQADLDYVVPQIYRRMQEALRGKLAGGGGQTPLALAAYGLGSVYSAAVVTTLALLAFPLLLLHTERIILAFLILFLQSFLLLQLLAAAVGTPAGSPGPFSVPWLSISAWALTATQTFYSTGHQPVFPAIHWNAAFVGFPEGHDSSPVLPALLVGANTFASHLLFSVGCPLLLLWPFVCEGQGSTKKKKSLTSGAEEEGEKEEPLMEMRLRDAPHHFNAALLQLGLKYLFILGIQVLACVLAASVLRRHLMVWKVFAPKFIFEAVGFVVSSVALLLGVALVMWVDRAVGSWFKQLILSQER; from the exons ATGCTGAAGGCCCTGGTATTGCTTTTCCTGGCCTGGGTCTGCTTCCTCTTTTATGCTGGAATTGCTCTCTTCACCAGTGGCTTCCTGCTCACCCGACTGGAGCTTACTAATCATAGCAGCTGTCAGGAATTGCCTGGAAAGGGACCTCTGGTGGGAGGTGGCCGAGGTGAACCCGGAGCCTGCTGGACAGCTCCCCGATTTTCCCGAGCTGTGGTAGTGTTGATAGATGCACTTCGATTCGATTTTGTACAACCTTGGTCAGGTGGCCTTCCTGCCCAATACCCCTACCTAGGAAAACTAGGTTCCATACAGCACCTTTTGGAAACCGAGCCACAACATGCCCGCCTGTATCGGTTCCTGGCTGACCCACCCACCACCACCATGCAGAGACTCAAGGCCCTCACCACAGGCTCTTTACCTACCTTCATTGATGCTGGGAGCAACTTTGCTAGCTATGCCATCCAGGAAGATAACCTCATCGCTCAGCTCAACAACACTG GGAAACGTGTGGTCTTCATGGGGGATGACACTTGGAAGGGGCTGTTCCCAGGAGCTTTCTCTCAAGCCTTCTTCTTCCCATCTTTCAATGTTAAAGATCTACACACTGTGGACAGTGGCATTCTGGAGCACCTCTACCCTACCA TGGACAGAGATGACTGGGACCTGCTGATTGCTCACTTCCTGGGTGTAGATCACTGTGGCCACAAACATGGTCCCCACCATCCTGAGATGGCCAAGAAGCTGAACCAGATGGACCAGGTGCTTCA GACTCTTGTGGAGCGACTGGAGaatgatacattgctggtggtgGCTGGAGATCATGGCATGACAGAGACAGGAGACCATGGTGGGGACAGCAAGCCAGAAGTAATGGCTGCCCTCTTTCTCTACAGTTCTTTGCCCCTTTTCCCCAGGGCACCCCCGGAG GACCCGGAAGTGGTTCCCCAGGTGAACCTGGTACCGACACTCGCCCTTCTGCTTGGCCTGCCTATACCTTTTGGAAATATAGGAGAGGTGATGGTGGATCTGTTTTCAGGAGAAGTAGATACCCAGCCTCTTGCTACAGCTTTTGCACAAGCCTCTGCCTACCATCTCAATGCCCAACAG GTATCCCGTTTTCTTCATGCTTACTCATTAGCTGCCCAGGACTTGCCCCCTGAGGAATTGCAGCGCCTTCAGAACCTCTTTTCCTCTGCATCTTCTGAATACGAGCGACTGCTAGATCAGCTGAAGAATGAAGAGGTCAGAGAGGCCGACGTACAGGCTCTGATCTCCCAGCTGAGATTGTTCTTGCAGGGAGCGAGGACAGCCTGCACAGAGACATGGGCTCGATTCCGCCCAGCCCGAATGATAGGGGGCACTGTGCTCCTGGCCTTCACCTGCCTCCTCTGCCTAGTGACCTCTGGGCTCACCAGCTCCCCTGACTTCCCTTTCCTAGGCCTGCTCCTAAAGTCTGTGGCCTGGGGCCTGGTAGGAGCTGCCTTGCTAGCTGGGGGACTGATAGTAGGAAGGAGTGGGCTAGACCCAGCTCTGTTGTGTTCGGGTGGTGCAGCCACTTCCCTCATGGCCTTCCTCTGGGCtttaaaatggagagagaagCCACCAATGGCAGTCTTTCTCCCAGGCCCTTTGCCCATCCTGGTGCTCCTTTTTCTTCGATCTGCTGCCCTCTTTTCTGACAGCTTTGTCCTGGCTGAGGCCCGGGCAGCCCCCTTCCTTTTGTGTTCATTgtccctgtttgtggtggctcaGCTGCACTGGGAGGGCCGGCTTCTGGTGGGGGGACCCACAGCTTCTTGCCTCAGTTCTCCCACAGCATCTGTGGCACGGCGGGAGGGTCCTCGGGCCTTGGGGCTATTGGTTGGCCTGCTCCTGTGTGTACGTCTGTCCAGTCTCTTCCATCGCTGCCCAGAAGAGACACCTGTTTGCCAATCATCACCCTGGTTAGCTCCTTTATCTTCAGTGGGTGGTGGCCAGGCCAAAAACCTTTGGTATGGGGCATGTCTAGGGGCACTAGGGGTGCTCGTCCTGTCTGTAAGATTTTGGCTGCGCCGCTGTGGGAATCTGAACAGCTCTGCACCTCCAATCCTCTTTGTGCGCTGGGGATTGCCACTGATGGCTCTGGGCACTGCTGCTCACTGGGCATTGGCTTCAGGCTCAGATGAGGCACCCCCCAGGCTGCAGGCCCTGGTGTCTGGAGCTGTGATAGGGTTGCCACGGGTTGTATTGGGTCTGGCAGCCATAGGACTAGGACTGCTTCTTTGGCAGCCTGTCACAGTATTGGTCAAGACTGGGGCAAGCAGCCCCAACCCCATCGTTGTCCCTTTTGTGGGACCCCCTGCTTCCCAAGCTGACTTGGACTATGTAGTCCCTCAGATCTACCGTCGAATGCAGGAGGCACTGAGGGGGAAGCTGGCTGGGGGTGGGGGCCAGACACCACTGGCACTGGCAGCCTACGGGCTGGGGAGTGTGTACTCTGCCGCCGTGGTGACCACTCTTGCCCTGCTGGCCTTCCCGCTGCTGCTGCTACACACTGAGCGGATCATCCTCGCCTTCCTGATCCTCTTCCTTCAGAGTTTCCTACTCTTGCAGCTGCTCGCCGCTGCTGTTGGAACCCCTGCTGGAAGCCCTG GTCCCTTCTCCGTGCCATGGCTATCTATTTCTGCTTGGGCTCTCACAGCCACTCAGACCTTCTACTCCACAGGCCATCAACCTGTCTTTCCAGCTATCCACTGGAATGCTGCCTTTGTGGGCTTCCCTGAAGGGCATGATTCATCCCCTGTGCTGCCCGCTCTGCTCGTAGGGGCCAACACCTTTGCCTCCCACCTTCTTTTTTCAG TTGGCTGCCCACTGCTCTTGCTCTGGCCCTTTGTGTGTGAGGGCCAAGGctctacaaagaagaaaaagtccCTGACCAGTGGGgctgaggaggagggagagaaggaggagccATTGATGGAGATGCGTCTCCGGGATGCCCCTCACCATTTCAATGCTGCTCTACTACAGCTGGGCCTCAAGTACCTCTTCATCCTGGGTATACAG gTCTTAGCCTGTGTTCTGGCAGCTTCCGTACTCAGGAGACATCTCATGGTCTGGAAGGTGTTTGCTCCCAA GTTCATCTTTGAAGCTGTGGGTTTTGTGGTGAGCAGCGTAGCCCTCCTTCTGGGTGTGGCACTGGTCATGTGGGTAGACAGAGCTGTGGGATCCTGGTTCAAGCAGCTCATTCTATCCCAAGAGAGGTAG